The following are encoded together in the Mumia sp. Pv4-285 genome:
- the nadD gene encoding nicotinate-nucleotide adenylyltransferase, translating into MSLPLEVGRRPRVGVMGGTFDPIHHGHLVAASEVQAWYDLDEVVFVPTGEPWQKADRKVSAGEDRYLMTVIATASNPRFWVSRVDIDRDGPTYTVDTLRDLQRHYGGEVDLYFITGADALAQILTWRNAEEMFDLAEFVGCTRPGHDIDTHTLDGLPSDRVAIVEIPALAISSTDCRERVANHEPVWYLVPDGVVQYIAKHRLYADVAATSHRPHRHPKGGPQ; encoded by the coding sequence ATGAGCCTGCCGCTCGAGGTAGGCCGGCGCCCCCGTGTGGGGGTGATGGGCGGGACGTTCGATCCCATCCACCACGGTCACCTCGTCGCGGCGTCGGAGGTCCAGGCCTGGTACGACCTGGACGAGGTTGTCTTCGTGCCCACGGGTGAGCCGTGGCAGAAGGCGGACCGCAAGGTCTCGGCAGGCGAGGACCGCTACCTGATGACGGTCATCGCCACTGCCTCCAACCCGCGCTTCTGGGTCAGCCGGGTCGACATCGACCGCGACGGCCCGACCTACACCGTCGACACGCTCCGCGACCTGCAGCGCCACTACGGGGGAGAGGTCGACCTGTACTTCATCACCGGCGCCGACGCGCTCGCGCAGATCCTGACCTGGCGCAACGCCGAGGAGATGTTCGACCTCGCCGAGTTCGTCGGGTGCACGCGGCCCGGGCACGACATCGACACGCACACGCTCGACGGCCTCCCGTCCGACCGGGTCGCGATCGTCGAGATCCCCGCACTGGCGATCTCGTCGACCGACTGCCGAGAGCGCGTCGCCAACCACGAGCCCGTCTGGTACCTCGTACCCGACGGGGTCGTCCAGTACATCGCCAAGCACCGCCTCTACGCCGACGTCGCAGCGACGTCGCACCGACCACACCGTCACCCAAAGGGGGGACCGCAGTGA
- the rsfS gene encoding ribosome silencing factor has product MTASQRALELTHAAAAAAADKLAHNILAFDVSEQLVITDVFVIASANNDRQVRAVVDAVQEQLLKVGAKVVRREGEREGRWVLLDYAEIVVHVQHDDDRSFYALERLWGDCPAVPLPEIGEAAGRAPAPRASRDLEDPESVPLAGQPPVADA; this is encoded by the coding sequence GTGACCGCATCCCAGAGGGCGCTGGAGCTCACGCACGCCGCAGCCGCGGCCGCAGCGGACAAGCTCGCGCACAACATCCTCGCGTTCGACGTCTCCGAGCAGCTCGTCATCACCGACGTCTTCGTGATCGCCTCGGCCAACAACGACCGCCAGGTGCGTGCGGTGGTCGACGCCGTCCAGGAGCAGCTGCTCAAGGTGGGCGCGAAGGTCGTCCGCCGCGAGGGAGAGCGGGAGGGCCGCTGGGTCCTCCTCGACTACGCGGAGATCGTCGTCCACGTCCAGCACGACGACGACCGCTCGTTCTACGCGCTGGAGCGGCTTTGGGGCGACTGTCCCGCAGTCCCGCTGCCCGAGATCGGTGAGGCGGCAGGACGTGCCCCAGCTCCACGCGCGTCGCGTGACCTGGAGGACCCCGAGTCGGTGCCGCTGGCCGGACAGCCTCCCGTCGCCGACGCATGA
- a CDS encoding histidine phosphatase family protein → MSRRIIVWRHGQTDWNIGGRLQGQTDTLLNATGRAQAAESASRLAVLEPARIVSSDLQRASATAAALSRIVDLPVETDPRLREVAFGEREGLTHQEIRERYPELEARFKKGEDIVSPGGETHAAAGARFSAALSDIAASMERDQTVVVVAHGAVIRVGICAFIGLPQEHWRSFGGFSNSCWAVLQEGFSRWQVTEWNAGNLPVPEMSDDAASSGDGEEDERRDPDFGSRGATR, encoded by the coding sequence ATGAGCCGTCGGATCATCGTCTGGCGTCACGGTCAGACCGACTGGAACATCGGCGGGCGCCTCCAGGGCCAGACGGACACGCTCCTCAACGCGACCGGTCGAGCGCAGGCGGCGGAGTCCGCGTCGCGACTCGCGGTGCTCGAGCCGGCGCGGATCGTCAGCTCGGACCTCCAGCGTGCGTCCGCGACCGCGGCGGCGCTCTCGCGCATCGTGGACCTCCCCGTCGAGACCGACCCGCGGCTGCGCGAGGTGGCGTTCGGTGAGCGCGAGGGGCTGACGCACCAGGAGATCCGGGAGCGCTACCCCGAGCTCGAAGCCCGGTTCAAGAAGGGCGAGGACATCGTGTCGCCCGGCGGCGAGACGCATGCCGCGGCGGGTGCGCGGTTCAGTGCGGCGCTCAGCGACATCGCGGCTTCGATGGAGCGCGACCAGACGGTGGTCGTCGTGGCCCACGGCGCCGTCATCCGCGTCGGTATCTGCGCGTTCATCGGACTGCCGCAGGAGCACTGGCGGTCGTTCGGCGGGTTCAGCAACAGCTGCTGGGCGGTCCTCCAAGAGGGGTTCTCGCGGTGGCAGGTCACCGAGTGGAATGCCGGCAACCTGCCCGTCCCGGAGATGAGCGACGACGCCGCCTCGTCGGGCGACGGCGAGGAGGATGAGCGGAGGGACCCCGATTTCGGTTCCCGAGGGGCGACCCGCTAA